Proteins encoded in a region of the Anoxybacillus amylolyticus genome:
- a CDS encoding SpoVR family protein, with amino-acid sequence MKQDDLKALERAIAEITEIAEGFGLDFYPMRYEICPADIIYTFGAYGMPTRFSHWSFGKQFYKMKLHYDLGLSKIYELVINSDPCYAFLLDSNSLIQNKLIVAHVLAHSDFFKNNVRFSNTKRDMVESMAATAERVKQYEHQYGKLEVERFLDAVLAIQEHIDPSLLRPKLSWTLEDTEVYEEEEQVKPSPYDDLWSLDKRNKTAPPPRKKRRKFPPQPEKDVLLFIEEYSRELEDWQRDILTMMREEMLYFWPQLETKIMNEGWASYWHQRILREMDLTSDEAIEFAKLNAGVVQPSRTSINPYYLGLKIFEDIEERWNNPTEEMKRRGVKPGSGREKIFEVRELDSDISFLRNYLTKELVMREDMYLFQKQGKDYKIVDKNWGNVRDQLVSMRVNGGFPYITVNDGDYMRNGELYLKHWYESIELDIKYLEKVLPYIYQLWGRTVHMETMVENKPVLFTYDGKTVHRKYI; translated from the coding sequence ATGAAACAGGATGATTTAAAGGCGTTGGAGCGGGCGATTGCGGAAATTACGGAAATCGCGGAAGGATTTGGACTAGATTTTTATCCAATGCGTTATGAAATTTGTCCGGCGGATATCATTTATACATTCGGGGCGTACGGAATGCCGACGCGCTTTTCCCATTGGAGTTTCGGCAAACAGTTTTATAAAATGAAGCTTCATTACGATTTAGGACTAAGCAAAATTTATGAACTAGTGATTAACTCTGACCCGTGCTACGCCTTTTTGTTAGACTCTAATTCGCTTATTCAAAATAAGCTAATCGTTGCTCACGTATTGGCACATAGTGATTTTTTTAAAAATAACGTTCGCTTCAGCAATACAAAGCGTGATATGGTCGAAAGTATGGCAGCGACAGCGGAACGGGTTAAGCAGTACGAGCATCAGTATGGAAAATTGGAAGTGGAAAGGTTTTTAGATGCCGTATTGGCGATTCAAGAACATATTGACCCATCGCTTTTACGACCGAAGCTATCGTGGACGCTTGAGGATACAGAAGTATATGAAGAAGAAGAGCAAGTGAAGCCGAGCCCGTATGACGATTTATGGTCGCTTGACAAACGAAATAAGACGGCGCCGCCTCCGCGCAAAAAACGGCGTAAATTCCCGCCGCAGCCGGAAAAAGACGTGCTGTTGTTCATTGAAGAATACAGCCGTGAACTCGAAGATTGGCAGCGCGATATTTTGACGATGATGCGTGAAGAGATGCTTTATTTTTGGCCGCAGCTTGAAACAAAAATCATGAATGAAGGATGGGCGTCGTATTGGCATCAGCGCATTTTGCGGGAGATGGACTTAACGAGTGATGAGGCAATTGAGTTTGCGAAGCTGAATGCAGGAGTTGTGCAGCCGTCGCGAACGAGCATTAATCCATATTATTTAGGGTTGAAAATTTTTGAAGACATTGAAGAGCGGTGGAACAATCCGACAGAAGAGATGAAGCGAAGAGGGGTGAAACCGGGTTCAGGAAGAGAGAAAATTTTCGAAGTGCGTGAATTAGATTCCGATATTTCATTCCTTCGCAATTATTTAACGAAAGAGCTTGTCATGCGCGAAGATATGTATTTATTTCAAAAGCAAGGAAAAGACTATAAAATTGTCGATAAAAACTGGGGAAATGTTCGTGACCAGCTAGTAAGTATGCGTGTTAATGGGGGATTCCCATATATAACTGTAAACGACGGCGATTATATGCGAAACGGGGAGCTCTATTTAAAACATTGGTACGAAAGCATTGAACTCGATATTAAATATTTAGAAAAAGTGCTTCCGTACATTTACCAGCTATGGGGGCGTACAGTGCATATGGAAACGATGGTGGAAAATAAACCGGTGTTGTTTACGTATGACGGAAAAACGGTGCATCGGAAGTATATATAA
- the cydS gene encoding cytochrome bd oxidase small subunit CydS, with protein sequence MQTFLIMYAPLLVVALSVVAAFWAGLKDEQVE encoded by the coding sequence ATGCAAACGTTTTTAATCATGTATGCACCACTTCTTGTTGTTGCTTTATCAGTCGTTGCCGCTTTTTGGGCAGGGCTAAAAGACGAGCAAGTCGAGTAA
- a CDS encoding DsrE/DsrF/DrsH-like family protein, whose amino-acid sequence MTEKKRTTIILFSGDYDKAMAAYIIANGAAAYDHEVTIFHTFWGLNALRKEEQVPVQKGFLEKMFAKMMPRGADKLGLSRMHFAGIGPKLIKRVMKKHNAMPLPQLIDMAKEQGVKLVACQMTVDLLGLKQEELIDGIEFAGVAAYLADASEGNVNLFI is encoded by the coding sequence ATGACAGAAAAGAAGAGGACAACAATTATTTTATTCAGCGGTGACTATGATAAAGCAATGGCTGCCTATATTATCGCCAACGGTGCGGCAGCATACGATCATGAAGTAACGATCTTTCATACGTTTTGGGGGCTTAATGCGCTTAGAAAAGAAGAACAAGTGCCTGTACAAAAAGGGTTCTTAGAAAAAATGTTTGCCAAGATGATGCCGCGCGGCGCAGATAAACTTGGATTGTCGCGCATGCATTTTGCAGGAATCGGCCCCAAACTCATTAAACGAGTGATGAAAAAGCATAACGCAATGCCACTTCCGCAATTGATCGACATGGCGAAAGAACAAGGCGTCAAATTAGTTGCTTGCCAAATGACGGTTGACCTTTTAGGACTAAAGCAAGAAGAGCTTATTGATGGCATTGAATTTGCGGGGGTCGCTGCTTATTTAGCGGACGCTTCGGAAGGAAATGTAAACCTCTTTATTTAA
- a CDS encoding rhodanese-like domain-containing protein, whose protein sequence is MKEITAKEVEQLLQNGNSLNIIDVREVEEVASGKIPGAVNIPLGLLEFRMNELSKEKEYIIVCRSGGRSARATQFLESYGYNVTNMTGGMLAWEGPVE, encoded by the coding sequence ATGAAAGAAATAACAGCGAAAGAAGTAGAACAACTTCTGCAAAACGGAAATTCATTAAATATCATTGATGTTCGGGAGGTGGAAGAAGTCGCCTCTGGGAAAATTCCTGGTGCTGTCAATATTCCGTTAGGGTTACTGGAATTTCGCATGAACGAGCTTTCTAAGGAGAAAGAATACATCATCGTCTGTCGGTCAGGTGGACGAAGCGCACGTGCCACTCAATTTTTAGAAAGCTATGGCTATAACGTTACGAACATGACAGGCGGTATGTTAGCATGGGAAGGACCTGTAGAATAG
- a CDS encoding ammonium transporter yields MMTYVNTIWVVLAAAMVLFMEGGFSLLEAGLVRTKNAVNVTMKIFVDLTIGALAFWLIGFGMMFGKDAFGLIGTNLFGAPENISLSLKLPSAAFVLFQIGFAVACISIISGAVAERMSFKAYIMTAALICTIVYPLSGHWIWNSDGWLAKLGMKDFAGSAAIHAVGGFAAFAMAKLLGPRKGRFNSDGSVNVFAPSNIPLASAGAFILWFGWFAFNAGSTLDAANTSLASIALNTMLAGASGGTTALFLTMKKYGKADPSMTINGVLSGLVAITAGCAFVSQWSAIVIGAISGIIVIYATLFVDSVKVDDPVGAVAVHGFNGVFGTIAVGLFDTSQGLLTTGHVSLFLVQLLGAAVVIVWGMLGGTLMAKVCEKTVGFRATEREEEEGLDMAYHGIPAYNELERFTDLPTGLYDFEETTGIVVAPVNNKKALG; encoded by the coding sequence ATGATGACGTATGTGAATACCATTTGGGTCGTTCTCGCAGCGGCGATGGTGTTATTTATGGAAGGCGGATTCAGTTTATTGGAAGCAGGGCTCGTCCGGACAAAAAACGCCGTCAACGTGACGATGAAAATTTTTGTCGACTTAACGATCGGAGCGCTTGCGTTTTGGCTCATCGGTTTTGGCATGATGTTCGGAAAAGATGCGTTTGGACTGATCGGCACGAATTTGTTCGGAGCGCCTGAAAATATTTCGCTTTCGCTCAAGCTGCCTAGCGCCGCGTTTGTCCTTTTTCAAATCGGTTTTGCGGTCGCATGCATCTCGATCATTTCTGGCGCTGTGGCAGAGCGCATGAGTTTTAAAGCATATATCATGACCGCTGCGCTCATCTGCACAATCGTCTACCCGTTGTCCGGCCATTGGATTTGGAATAGCGATGGGTGGTTAGCGAAATTAGGAATGAAAGATTTTGCCGGTTCCGCAGCCATTCATGCAGTCGGAGGCTTCGCTGCTTTCGCCATGGCAAAGCTGTTAGGTCCGAGAAAAGGACGGTTTAACTCAGACGGAAGCGTCAACGTCTTTGCCCCAAGTAACATTCCGCTAGCTTCAGCAGGTGCGTTTATTTTATGGTTCGGTTGGTTTGCTTTTAACGCTGGAAGTACGCTAGACGCCGCAAATACGTCGCTTGCTTCGATTGCGCTTAATACGATGTTAGCTGGGGCAAGCGGTGGAACAACCGCGCTCTTTCTAACGATGAAAAAATACGGGAAAGCCGACCCGAGTATGACGATTAACGGCGTGTTGTCAGGTCTTGTCGCCATCACAGCCGGATGCGCGTTCGTTTCCCAATGGAGCGCAATTGTCATTGGGGCGATCAGCGGAATCATCGTCATCTACGCGACATTATTTGTTGATTCGGTTAAAGTGGACGATCCGGTTGGTGCGGTAGCGGTGCACGGTTTCAATGGCGTGTTCGGTACGATTGCTGTCGGGTTGTTTGATACGTCGCAAGGTCTTCTTACGACCGGTCATGTTTCGCTCTTCCTTGTTCAGTTATTAGGAGCAGCGGTTGTCATCGTCTGGGGGATGCTCGGAGGGACGTTAATGGCAAAAGTTTGTGAAAAAACAGTGGGATTCCGCGCAACAGAGCGCGAGGAGGAAGAAGGATTGGATATGGCGTATCATGGTATTCCAGCCTACAACGAACTAGAGCGTTTTACCGATCTTCCTACCGGCTTGTATGACTTTGAAGAAACGACCGGCATTGTCGTTGCTCCAGTCAACAACAAAAAAGCACTTGGATAA
- a CDS encoding sulfurtransferase TusA family protein has product MNVVKRVDAKGVSCPMPLVKTKKAIDELASGQVLEVQTTDKGAKNDLAAWAKVSGHKLVEMKEENGVLTFWIEKA; this is encoded by the coding sequence ATGAACGTAGTAAAGAGAGTAGATGCGAAAGGAGTATCTTGCCCAATGCCACTTGTGAAAACAAAAAAGGCGATCGATGAACTAGCTTCTGGGCAAGTGTTAGAAGTGCAAACAACCGATAAAGGGGCAAAAAACGATTTAGCCGCATGGGCGAAAGTGAGTGGACACAAATTAGTGGAAATGAAAGAGGAAAATGGTGTGCTTACTTTTTGGATTGAAAAAGCATAA
- a CDS encoding MBL fold metallo-hydrolase, with translation MKEMTVQQLTRKVLNKENVFIFDVRNESDFNDWKIEGENFEYLNVPYFELLEGVEEVKDRIPKDKEIVVVCAKGGSAAFIAEQLEEAGFDNVYTLVGGMKAWSEHLHQAKVYEDDKIKVYQFIRVGKGCLSYMVISGNEALVVDPSRFIDVYENVAKEEGVNITHIVDSHLHADHISGGRALAERTGAKYYLMKSEGALFDFEPLEAHDKIEFEQVQLEVLAVKTPGHTPGSVSFFVNQKLLFSGDTIFVGGLGRPDLGGKVAEWAADLYDTVYEKVATIADDVIVLPAHYANLDEEMNKDGYIGDMLGNIRARNEMMQNKQKDEFIEIVVQNANTETPPNFEDIVAINRGQKVVDAEQQQELEIGPNRCALHHTH, from the coding sequence ATGAAAGAAATGACAGTGCAACAATTGACGAGAAAAGTGTTAAACAAAGAAAATGTGTTTATTTTCGATGTGCGGAACGAAAGCGATTTTAACGATTGGAAAATTGAAGGGGAAAATTTTGAATACTTAAACGTTCCTTATTTTGAGTTGTTGGAGGGTGTTGAAGAGGTTAAGGATCGCATTCCAAAAGATAAAGAAATCGTAGTCGTTTGTGCCAAAGGCGGTTCCGCTGCATTTATCGCCGAACAATTGGAAGAAGCAGGGTTTGACAATGTGTATACACTTGTTGGCGGCATGAAAGCATGGAGCGAACATCTTCATCAAGCAAAAGTGTATGAAGATGACAAAATAAAAGTATATCAATTTATTCGCGTTGGAAAAGGCTGTTTGTCTTACATGGTCATCTCCGGAAACGAAGCGCTTGTTGTCGATCCTTCACGCTTTATTGATGTATACGAGAATGTGGCGAAAGAAGAAGGCGTCAACATTACGCATATTGTTGATTCACATTTGCATGCTGACCACATTTCTGGCGGCAGAGCGTTAGCAGAACGCACAGGTGCGAAATATTATTTAATGAAAAGCGAAGGAGCTTTATTCGATTTTGAGCCGCTAGAAGCGCATGACAAAATTGAGTTTGAGCAAGTTCAGTTAGAAGTGTTAGCAGTGAAAACACCAGGACATACGCCAGGAAGTGTATCGTTCTTCGTGAACCAAAAACTGCTCTTCTCAGGAGATACGATTTTTGTCGGCGGTTTAGGCCGTCCAGACTTAGGCGGAAAAGTGGCAGAATGGGCAGCGGACTTATACGATACAGTATATGAAAAAGTCGCTACAATTGCGGACGATGTGATCGTATTGCCAGCGCATTATGCAAACTTAGACGAAGAAATGAATAAAGATGGATACATTGGAGATATGCTAGGAAACATTCGCGCACGCAATGAAATGATGCAAAATAAACAAAAAGACGAATTTATTGAAATCGTCGTGCAAAACGCCAACACAGAAACGCCGCCAAACTTTGAAGACATTGTTGCCATTAACCGCGGACAAAAAGTAGTTGATGCCGAGCAACAACAAGAGCTAGAAATCGGACCGAACCGTTGCGCGTTACATCATACGCATTAA
- a CDS encoding sulfurtransferase TusA family protein: MIQTNMIIDAKGLSCPMPIVKTKKAMNELAPGQVLEVQATDKGSKADIKAWAESTGHQYLGTVEEGNVLKHYIRKASENETKEEAKFPHVISNEELLTKLNDASVTILDVREPAEYAFGHIPGAISIPLGELEVRMTELEKEKTVYVVCRTGNRSDLAAQKLAEKGFTNVWNVVPGMSQWTGPVETEQV; this comes from the coding sequence ATGATTCAAACGAATATGATTATCGATGCCAAAGGGTTATCATGCCCGATGCCAATTGTCAAAACAAAAAAGGCTATGAATGAACTTGCACCTGGGCAAGTGCTTGAAGTGCAAGCGACTGATAAAGGGTCGAAAGCAGATATTAAAGCATGGGCAGAAAGCACCGGTCATCAATATCTCGGCACGGTGGAAGAAGGAAATGTCTTAAAGCATTACATTCGTAAAGCAAGCGAGAATGAAACAAAAGAAGAAGCCAAGTTTCCTCATGTCATTTCCAATGAAGAATTGCTTACGAAATTGAATGATGCATCCGTTACGATTTTAGATGTTCGCGAACCAGCGGAATATGCATTTGGTCATATTCCAGGAGCGATCTCCATTCCGCTTGGTGAATTGGAAGTTCGCATGACTGAATTAGAAAAAGAAAAAACCGTTTACGTTGTTTGCCGTACAGGTAACCGTAGCGATTTAGCGGCACAAAAGTTAGCGGAAAAAGGATTTACGAATGTGTGGAATGTCGTTCCTGGCATGTCGCAATGGACTGGACCAGTGGAAACAGAACAGGTGTAA
- a CDS encoding cytochrome d ubiquinol oxidase subunit II: protein MTLEIVGISVLWLFLFGYIIVASIDFGAGFFSAYSEIANKKHVIHQVIQRYLSPVWEVTNVFLVFFFVGMVGFFPKTAYYYGTILLVPASISIILLAIRGSYYAFSTYGIKDNKAYMFLYGMTGVFIPASLSIVLTISEGGFVRMDGREPALLYKQLFVSPFTWSVVLLSLTSVLYISANFLTYYANAAGDDRARDLLRQYALVWSGPTILSALVIIYQLKHHNAEHYTKMMDVSWMFVVSFLFFVLSLYLLIKKRYFGWSFISLVLQYAFAFYAYGISHYPYLLYPYLTIYDSFTNRTMAVALVIAFIAGLFLLVPSLFLLLKLFLFDKKYVKGQV, encoded by the coding sequence ATGACGTTAGAAATAGTAGGGATTTCTGTATTATGGCTGTTTTTATTCGGCTATATTATCGTTGCATCGATCGATTTTGGCGCTGGTTTTTTTAGTGCATATAGTGAAATAGCAAACAAAAAGCATGTGATTCATCAAGTGATTCAACGGTATTTGTCGCCAGTGTGGGAAGTGACAAACGTATTTCTCGTTTTTTTCTTCGTCGGCATGGTCGGTTTTTTTCCAAAAACAGCCTATTACTACGGAACGATTTTATTAGTTCCGGCGAGCATTTCCATCATTTTGCTGGCGATTCGTGGTTCGTATTATGCTTTTAGTACGTACGGCATAAAAGACAATAAAGCGTATATGTTCCTATATGGAATGACAGGTGTGTTTATTCCGGCATCACTTTCGATTGTGCTCACGATTTCAGAAGGTGGATTTGTGCGGATGGATGGTAGAGAGCCGGCGTTATTATATAAGCAGTTATTCGTTAGCCCGTTCACATGGAGCGTTGTTTTGTTAAGTTTGACGAGCGTGTTATATATTTCGGCGAACTTTTTAACGTATTATGCGAATGCCGCCGGGGATGACCGAGCGCGCGACTTGTTGCGACAATACGCGCTTGTTTGGAGTGGACCGACCATTTTATCCGCGCTTGTCATTATTTATCAACTAAAACATCATAATGCGGAACATTATACCAAAATGATGGATGTATCATGGATGTTTGTTGTTTCGTTTCTCTTTTTCGTCTTATCGCTTTACTTGCTTATAAAAAAACGTTATTTTGGTTGGTCGTTTATTAGTTTAGTGTTGCAATATGCGTTTGCGTTTTACGCATACGGTATTTCGCATTATCCGTATTTGCTTTATCCGTACTTGACGATTTATGACAGCTTTACGAATCGCACGATGGCTGTTGCTCTTGTCATTGCGTTTATCGCTGGATTGTTCTTGCTCGTTCCGTCGTTGTTTTTGTTATTGAAGTTATTTTTATTTGATAAAAAATATGTCAAAGGACAAGTGTAA
- a CDS encoding cytochrome ubiquinol oxidase subunit I, whose protein sequence is MFTYDPVLFSRILTELTLTFHIIYATIGVGVPLMIAIAQWVGIRKKDEHYILLARRWTRGFVITVAVGVVTGTAIGLQLSLLWPNFMNLAGQVISLPLFMETFAFFFEAIFLGIYLYTWDRFNDQKKHFLLLIPVAIGSSASALFITIVNAFMNTPQGFELKNGVITNIQPLVAMFTPAMPTKVAHVLTTAYMTSAFVLASIAAYHLFKGNRHPYHKKALHLTMKAALIFSLATIVVGDLSGKFLAKYQPEKLAAAEWHFETSTHAPLVLFGTLDDNKDVKNAIKIPYALSILAHNQPSAEVTGLNDIPKEEQPPLYIHYLFDLMVLIGIWLTVIAALYWAGMKKGLAFTMKKSFLLQLVWSGPLAMLAIEIGWYFTEVGRQPWILRGYMKTAEAATKSAHVDTLLVVFSLLYIVLGIASVVVLTKMFRNNPVERELEERAFNQGGVSS, encoded by the coding sequence ATGTTCACCTATGATCCGGTGTTGTTTAGCCGAATATTGACAGAGTTGACACTTACGTTTCACATTATTTACGCAACGATCGGCGTTGGCGTCCCACTCATGATTGCAATTGCGCAATGGGTAGGAATTCGAAAAAAGGATGAGCATTACATTTTATTAGCGAGACGATGGACGCGTGGGTTTGTCATTACAGTAGCGGTCGGGGTGGTTACAGGTACAGCGATCGGGCTACAACTTTCGCTATTATGGCCAAATTTTATGAATTTGGCAGGGCAAGTGATTAGCCTTCCGTTATTTATGGAAACGTTCGCGTTCTTTTTTGAGGCGATTTTTTTAGGTATTTATTTATATACGTGGGATCGTTTTAACGACCAGAAAAAGCACTTTTTATTGTTGATTCCGGTGGCGATCGGTTCATCGGCCTCCGCGCTCTTTATTACGATCGTCAACGCGTTCATGAATACGCCGCAAGGATTTGAACTGAAAAACGGTGTGATTACGAATATTCAGCCGCTTGTCGCGATGTTTACGCCAGCGATGCCGACAAAAGTGGCACACGTATTAACGACAGCGTACATGACATCAGCGTTTGTCTTAGCGTCGATTGCGGCGTACCATCTTTTCAAAGGGAATCGCCACCCGTACCATAAAAAAGCACTTCATTTGACGATGAAAGCGGCGCTTATTTTCTCGCTTGCTACGATTGTTGTTGGGGATTTGTCTGGAAAGTTTTTAGCAAAATATCAGCCAGAAAAACTAGCGGCTGCCGAATGGCATTTTGAAACGAGCACGCATGCCCCGCTCGTCTTGTTCGGGACGCTAGATGACAACAAGGACGTGAAAAACGCCATTAAAATCCCATACGCCCTTAGCATTTTGGCACATAATCAGCCAAGCGCTGAAGTAACAGGATTAAATGATATTCCGAAAGAGGAGCAGCCGCCGTTATATATTCACTATTTGTTTGATTTGATGGTGCTTATCGGAATTTGGTTGACAGTTATTGCTGCTTTATATTGGGCGGGCATGAAAAAAGGGTTAGCGTTTACGATGAAAAAATCGTTTTTGCTGCAGTTAGTATGGTCAGGTCCGCTTGCGATGCTCGCGATTGAAATTGGTTGGTATTTTACAGAAGTGGGAAGACAGCCTTGGATTTTGCGCGGGTATATGAAAACAGCGGAGGCAGCGACCAAATCTGCCCATGTCGATACGTTGCTTGTTGTGTTCTCGCTTCTTTATATCGTGTTGGGGATTGCTAGTGTAGTCGTGTTAACGAAAATGTTTCGCAACAATCCGGTGGAGCGAGAGCTTGAAGAACGTGCGTTCAATCAAGGAGGGGTTTCCTCATGA
- a CDS encoding YidH family protein, protein MGKQKQTTEDSKYIQQHLANERTYLAWVRTAIAITGIGFLIINLHIKSSFHSLSNAAVQGIGALSVLAGVSTIVFSTISYFQKAKQINEQTFRTSRPLILFLSVLMLIVLSVFGVYFFTVLL, encoded by the coding sequence ATGGGGAAGCAAAAGCAGACGACCGAAGACTCGAAATATATTCAACAACATCTCGCGAACGAACGGACGTATTTGGCATGGGTTCGGACAGCAATTGCAATTACAGGTATTGGATTTTTAATCATTAATTTGCATATCAAATCGTCGTTTCACTCATTGTCCAATGCTGCTGTGCAAGGGATTGGAGCGCTTTCCGTACTGGCGGGGGTAAGCACGATTGTTTTTTCTACCATAAGCTATTTTCAAAAAGCAAAACAAATTAACGAACAGACGTTCCGTACTTCTAGACCTCTCATTTTGTTCCTATCCGTTCTTATGTTGATTGTCCTCTCCGTGTTCGGTGTCTATTTTTTCACTGTTCTTTTATAG
- a CDS encoding glutaredoxin family protein: MNKVTVYTTTTCPYCVMLKNFLQAQGIPFTEVNVQRDPIAARKLVATTGHMGVPQTEINGQWVLGFDPEAIMALVK, translated from the coding sequence ATGAATAAGGTGACGGTATATACAACCACCACATGTCCGTATTGTGTGATGCTAAAAAACTTTTTGCAGGCACAAGGCATTCCGTTTACAGAAGTAAACGTTCAACGCGATCCAATTGCCGCGAGAAAATTAGTGGCTACTACGGGACATATGGGCGTACCACAAACAGAAATTAATGGGCAATGGGTACTTGGGTTTGACCCAGAAGCGATTATGGCGCTTGTTAAATAG
- a CDS encoding DsrE/DsrF/DrsH-like family protein has translation MKVAIIAANGGLFDAYKVFNIATAAAATDGEVAIFFTFEGLNLIHKEAYKQLPMPAGKEHFQEGFQKANVPSIEELVKMAQELGVKMIACQMTMDVMGLEKDQFVDGVDVAGAATFLSFAKDADITLTF, from the coding sequence ATGAAAGTAGCGATTATTGCAGCAAATGGTGGATTGTTTGATGCGTATAAAGTGTTTAACATTGCCACAGCGGCAGCGGCAACAGATGGAGAAGTAGCGATTTTCTTTACGTTTGAGGGATTGAATCTCATCCATAAAGAAGCGTATAAGCAGTTGCCAATGCCAGCAGGAAAAGAACATTTTCAAGAAGGATTTCAAAAAGCGAACGTTCCATCGATTGAAGAACTTGTGAAAATGGCCCAAGAGCTTGGCGTTAAAATGATCGCTTGTCAAATGACGATGGACGTCATGGGACTTGAAAAAGACCAGTTCGTCGACGGCGTAGACGTTGCTGGGGCCGCAACCTTCTTAAGTTTTGCAAAAGATGCGGATATTACACTCACATTCTAA
- a CDS encoding rhodanese-like domain-containing protein, which produces MTQTIINVLLFGLVALFLASRLLPAKGVRTITASELKKELGKKDVQYVDVRTPMEFRAHHIRGFRNIPLHEWKQRAHELAKNKEVIVICQSGMRSTKASKLLKKLGFEHVTNVSGGMNTWV; this is translated from the coding sequence ATGACACAAACGATTATTAACGTATTGTTGTTCGGATTAGTTGCATTGTTTCTCGCTAGTCGTCTTCTTCCCGCTAAAGGGGTGCGAACGATTACGGCGAGCGAATTAAAAAAGGAATTAGGCAAAAAAGATGTACAATATGTCGATGTTCGCACACCGATGGAATTTCGTGCCCACCATATTCGCGGGTTTCGAAATATTCCGTTGCACGAATGGAAGCAGCGAGCTCATGAACTAGCAAAAAACAAAGAAGTCATTGTGATTTGCCAAAGCGGAATGCGCAGTACAAAGGCGAGTAAATTATTGAAAAAGTTAGGATTCGAGCACGTCACGAACGTGTCTGGCGGCATGAATACTTGGGTATAG
- a CDS encoding P-II family nitrogen regulator — MKKIEAIIRPEKLTETIKGLKQIGVTGFTVSQVVGRGKQKDTQGVYRGKNYKVTLHPKVKLEIILSDYMVERTIQTIVAAAQTGEEGDGKIFVYPILEAYNIRTGTLDYDIDDLANQQEGRS, encoded by the coding sequence ATGAAAAAAATTGAGGCGATTATCCGGCCAGAAAAATTAACGGAGACAATTAAAGGGCTAAAGCAAATCGGCGTCACTGGTTTTACGGTATCTCAAGTCGTCGGAAGAGGAAAGCAGAAAGATACGCAAGGAGTGTATCGCGGCAAAAACTATAAAGTCACCTTACATCCAAAAGTCAAGCTCGAAATCATCCTTTCCGACTATATGGTGGAACGGACGATTCAAACGATTGTCGCTGCCGCCCAAACAGGAGAAGAAGGCGATGGAAAAATTTTTGTTTATCCGATTTTAGAGGCTTACAACATTCGCACAGGAACGCTCGATTATGATATTGACGATTTAGCAAACCAACAGGAGGGACGTTCATGA
- a CDS encoding metal-sensitive transcriptional regulator yields MEYSKEIKNRLKRIEGQVKGVLGMMEQGKDCKSVVAQLSAARNAIDRAMAVIVSSNLEHCIRENIEKGEQTEHLVKEAVELLVKSR; encoded by the coding sequence ATGGAATATAGCAAAGAAATCAAAAACCGCCTGAAGCGAATTGAAGGGCAAGTAAAAGGTGTTTTAGGGATGATGGAACAAGGAAAAGATTGTAAAAGCGTCGTTGCGCAACTATCTGCTGCGCGCAATGCAATCGATCGAGCAATGGCTGTCATTGTTAGTTCCAACCTCGAGCATTGTATTAGAGAAAATATCGAAAAAGGGGAACAGACAGAACATCTTGTCAAAGAAGCGGTGGAACTACTCGTGAAAAGCCGATAA